The following proteins come from a genomic window of Lolium rigidum isolate FL_2022 chromosome 5, APGP_CSIRO_Lrig_0.1, whole genome shotgun sequence:
- the LOC124657505 gene encoding uncharacterized protein LOC124657505: protein MAGGRQRRRRRLGRKAKAAESSSLAPGTLSPREVAVVKMSSDKACHASGPSFSSSPGPNVWADLVDSLLHEIILLFGSFHDFIGFVGTCRSWHHAVSSFASVYTFSFPPLHLKPGVCFSPRQHNGRAQYMLLSDCKWKISDPAKRDLTLQCSVPQSTHNQMLYMGSSCGYLIFFHQGHSLLVNVYTGTEVKPPILPYKSQLSIYCGTLMAPHNSSNLHLLLFTKGTMYQWQIGTDSWSEQRLGLDGECFEQIVFFKGDMFAVDILASVFIIHFGPQLSTQRVQVEWNMAIIGCVVRPWLVVCGDMILVVSFPLNFGQSKGMSDLSGTFHVFRFDLSVQPAQLVEMEKLENHALFISLDRRNPTFSCWRPERWGGKSNCIYVARQLEDSDEPWTAVELGQPVHEKPSGSNLVLHIIRQNSVSIAGRHPAVESQPAADGRTNRLQRRKPVLRVERLEIDTISGGQGGCERQGRRLRATGPAVATGGGCERCSRRLQAAAAVSDGADGCERRGRRLRAARSNSTSPKEVALITGQQPQAILRSALANEQTVLNRGSSPAYALRRRFTSTEASAANAPKISTEHPSVSSGDSRLTAAHQKKVELFYMLAEIQKDNSISYARRLKDRLVLQRLTSLIDIPNNADCWKNGVIFITGESRFRDQTVTAKQTVKNS, encoded by the exons ATGGCCGGaggccgccagcgccgccgccgacgcctcgGCCGAAAGGCGAAGGCCGCCGAATCCTCGTCCCTAGCACCTGGCACTCTCAGTCCCAG GGAAGTTGCAGTTGTGAAGATGTCCTCTGACAAAGCCTGTCACGCCTCTGGCCCTAGTTTCTCATCCTCGCCTGGACCTAACGTTTGGGCAGATCTCGTGGACAGCTTGCTTCACGAAATCATTCttctctttggctcattccatgaCTTCATTGGTTTCGTTGGAACCTGCCGTTCTTGGCATCATGCGGTCTCTTCCTTCGCATCTGTATATACGTTCAGCTTCCCACCTCTCCACCTCAAGCCAGGTGTTTGTTTCTCTCCTCGGCAACATAATGGTCGTGCTCAGTACATGCTTTTATCTGATTGCAAATGGAAAATTAGTGATCCTGCCAAGAGAGACCTTACCCTTCAATGTTCAGTGCCCCAAAGTACTCATAATCAGATGCTCTATATGGGCTCCTCATGTGGGTATCTTATTTTCTTTCATCAGGGCCACAGCCTTCTTGTCAATGTGTACACTGGCACTGAGGTGAAGCCTCCCATACTCCCGTATAAAAGCCAATTATCAATCTACTGTGGCACCCTCATGGCTCCACACAATTCATCTAACTTGCACCTACTTCTTTTCACAAAAGGAACCATGTACCAGTGGCAGATTGGAACAGACTCTTGGTCAGAGCAGCGTCTTGGTCTTGATGGTGAATGTTTCGAGCAGATCGTGTTTTTCAAAGGTGACATGTTTGCCGTAGACATTCTTGCGAGTGTCTTCATCATACACTTTGGACCTCAGCTCAGCACGCAGAGGGTACAAGTTGAGTGGAACATGGCTATAATAGGTTGTGTGGTACGGCCGTGGTTGGTGGTCTGTGGTGACATGATTCTCGTTGTTTCCTTCCCGCTGAATTTTGGCCAATCGAAAGGCATGTCTGACCTGTCTGGCACCTTTCATGTCTTCCGCTTCGACCTTTCAGTTCAACCAGCTCAATTGGTGGAGATGGAGAAGTTGGAAAATCATGCTCTTTTCATTAGCCTAGATAGGAGGAATCCCACATTTTCTTGCTGGAGACCTGAAAGATGGGGAGGAAAAAGTAACTGCATTTACGTTGCAAGGCAACTTGAAGATTCCGATGAACCTTGGACTGCAGTTGAACTTGGTCAGCCAGTGCACGAAAAACCGAGTGGATCCAATTTGGTTCTCCACATTATCCGCCAGAATTCAGTGTCCATTGCA GGTCGTCATCCAGCGGTCGAGTCTCAACCGGCGGCGGATGGAAGAACCAATCGTCTGCAACGGCGAAAGCCCGTGCTGCGGGTGGAGAGATTAGAGATAGACACCATAAGTGGTGGGCAGGGCGGCTGTGAGCGGCAGGGCCGGCGGCTGCGAGCGACGGGGCCGGCGGTAGCGACCGGCGGCGGCTGTGAGCGATGCAGCCGGCGGCTGCAAGCGGCGGCGGCTGTGAGCGACGGGGCCGACGGCTGCGAGCGGCGAGGTCGGCGGCTGCGAGCTGCGAG AAGCAACTCtacaagcccaaaagaagtcgccCTTATTACTGGCCAGCAGCCGCAGGCGATTCTTAGGTCGGCACTTGCGAACGAACAAACGGTGCTCAACCGTGGCAGCTCGCCCGCCTATGCTCTACGCCGCCGGTTTACCTCTACAGAGGCTTCTGCTGCCAACGCACCAAAAATCAGCACCGAG CATCCTTCTGTTTCATCAGGGGATAGCCGTCTAACAGCAGCTCACCAGAAGAAAGTGGAGCTCTTCTATATGCTCGCTGAGATACAAAAGGATAATAGTATTTCTTACGCAAGAAGATTGAAAGACAGGCTGGTGCTCCAGCGTCTTACCTCGCTTATCGACATACCTAATAACGCTGACTG TTGGAAAAATGGGGTGATTTTCATCACTGGAGAAAGCAGGTTCAGGGACCAGACAGTAACAGCAAAGCAAACAGTGAAGAATAGTTGA